In Microbacterium sp. 1.5R, the following are encoded in one genomic region:
- a CDS encoding 5-(carboxyamino)imidazole ribonucleotide synthase, which produces MALRVGVIGGGQLARMMIAPAVELGLELRVLAEDEGMSAQLAATAVGDYHDLEVVRAFVRDVDVVTFDHEHVPQEVLRALVADGVAVHPGPDALQFAQDKLLMRARLEELGVPQPDWAPVRDSSELQAFLDEHDGQGVVKTPRGGYDGKGVRVVREAGEAQDWFDGLADGEALLVEELVGFVRELAQQVARRPGGQIVAYPVVETVQRGGVCAEVIAPAPHAAERLVRVAEEIGRSIAEGLGVTGMLAVELFETDDERILVNELAMRPHNSGHWSQDGAVTGQFEQHLRAVADLPLGDTAPHAAWSVMVNILGGPQTGTLGDRFAGAMSEHPSAKIHTYGKSPRPGRKVGHVNVTGDDLDDAVYVARAAAAHFD; this is translated from the coding sequence ATGGCGCTGCGCGTTGGTGTGATCGGTGGAGGCCAGCTGGCTCGGATGATGATCGCTCCGGCGGTCGAACTCGGACTCGAGCTGAGGGTGCTCGCTGAGGACGAGGGGATGTCCGCGCAGCTCGCCGCGACGGCGGTCGGCGACTACCACGACCTCGAGGTCGTCCGCGCGTTCGTCCGCGACGTGGACGTCGTCACCTTCGACCACGAGCACGTGCCGCAGGAGGTGCTGCGGGCACTGGTCGCCGACGGGGTCGCCGTGCACCCGGGGCCGGACGCCCTGCAGTTCGCCCAGGACAAGCTCCTGATGAGGGCGAGGCTCGAAGAGCTCGGGGTTCCTCAGCCGGACTGGGCGCCGGTGCGCGACTCCTCCGAGCTGCAGGCATTCCTCGACGAGCACGACGGGCAGGGTGTCGTGAAGACGCCCCGCGGCGGATACGACGGCAAGGGAGTCCGCGTGGTCCGAGAGGCCGGCGAGGCTCAGGACTGGTTCGACGGGCTCGCCGACGGCGAGGCGCTGCTGGTCGAGGAGCTGGTCGGATTCGTGCGCGAGCTCGCGCAGCAGGTGGCTCGTCGTCCGGGCGGCCAGATCGTCGCCTACCCGGTGGTCGAGACGGTGCAGCGCGGGGGCGTGTGCGCAGAGGTCATCGCGCCGGCGCCTCATGCGGCCGAGCGCCTCGTCCGGGTCGCCGAGGAGATCGGTCGATCGATCGCGGAAGGACTCGGGGTCACCGGGATGCTCGCGGTCGAGCTCTTCGAGACCGACGATGAGCGCATCCTCGTGAACGAACTCGCCATGCGTCCGCACAACAGCGGCCACTGGAGCCAGGACGGCGCAGTGACCGGGCAGTTCGAACAGCACCTGCGCGCTGTCGCGGACCTGCCCCTCGGCGACACCGCGCCTCACGCGGCGTGGTCCGTGATGGTGAACATCCTCGGAGGACCGCAGACCGGCACGCTCGGCGACCGTTTCGCCGGAGCCATGTCCGAGCATCCGTCGGCGAAGATCCACACCTACGGAAAGAGCCCGCGACCGGGTCGCAAGGTCGGGCACGTCAATGTGACGGGCGACGACCTCGACGACGCGGTGTACGTCGCGCGCGCCGCGGCGGCGCACTTCGACTGA
- a CDS encoding PH domain-containing protein: protein MTQPVTLGGRPTMPPPGAPAEELLIARFRTHARRLFWSALVLIAVFGATSFFYDNLPAPFENWMLLSAAGAIVLLLVVVPWVIWYSRSVTLTTRRVIVNHGVGARNRREMSHARGYTIGVRRGMIQRMWGVGTITLSNGVDAPLRLPNVPNVTLVHETLADQIEVSQILAHRDAQSGHDGTAGF, encoded by the coding sequence GTGACTCAGCCCGTGACTCTCGGCGGAAGGCCGACGATGCCACCGCCGGGTGCGCCCGCGGAAGAGCTGCTCATCGCCCGGTTCCGCACTCACGCCCGGAGGCTCTTCTGGTCGGCGCTCGTGCTCATCGCCGTCTTCGGTGCGACGTCCTTCTTCTACGACAACCTCCCGGCGCCGTTCGAGAACTGGATGCTGCTGAGTGCAGCCGGAGCGATCGTCCTCCTGTTGGTCGTCGTGCCCTGGGTCATCTGGTACTCGCGCTCCGTGACTCTCACCACGCGGAGGGTCATCGTCAATCACGGTGTCGGCGCCCGCAACAGGCGGGAGATGTCGCACGCTCGGGGATACACGATCGGCGTCCGCCGCGGCATGATCCAGCGGATGTGGGGCGTCGGAACGATCACGCTCTCGAACGGGGTCGATGCGCCGTTGCGTCTGCCCAATGTTCCGAACGTGACGCTCGTGCACGAGACACTGGCCGATCAGATCGAGGTGAGCCAGATTCTGGCGCACCGCGATGCGCAGTCAGGTCACGACGGCACTGCCGGATTCTGA
- the purE gene encoding 5-(carboxyamino)imidazole ribonucleotide mutase — MGSDSDWRVMSDASQSLSDFAIPHEVEVVSAHRTPDKLMQYAREARGRGIRVIIAGAGGAAHLPGMLASMTALPVIGVPVPLAYLDGMDSLLSIVQMPAGIPVATVSIAGARNAGILAARILGTSDDDLADRVEAYALDLEAQVEEKNDRLKGSL; from the coding sequence ATGGGTTCCGACTCCGACTGGCGCGTGATGAGCGACGCCTCTCAGTCGCTGAGCGACTTCGCTATCCCGCACGAGGTGGAGGTCGTCTCGGCGCACCGCACCCCCGACAAGCTCATGCAGTACGCGCGGGAAGCGCGCGGTCGCGGCATCCGTGTGATCATCGCAGGTGCCGGCGGGGCCGCTCATCTTCCCGGGATGCTGGCCTCGATGACCGCGTTGCCGGTCATCGGAGTCCCCGTTCCGCTCGCGTACCTCGACGGGATGGACTCGCTTCTCTCCATCGTGCAGATGCCCGCCGGAATCCCGGTCGCGACGGTGTCGATAGCGGGAGCGCGCAACGCGGGCATCCTCGCGGCGCGGATCCTCGGCACCTCGGACGATGACCTCGCGGATCGTGTCGAGGCCTACGCGCTCGACCTCGAAGCGCAGGTCGAGGAGAAGAACGATCGGCTGAAGGGGTCCCTGTGA
- a CDS encoding biotin--[acetyl-CoA-carboxylase] ligase produces MDLPLTAAVASCLEVLTEAGSTNDILSERARDSPSTPHLSVVVTDNQTAGRGRLGRSWTSAPGASLAVSVLLRRLPSAADSRGWIPLAAGVAMADAIAEQLPDHDVAVKWPNDILVDGRKICGILAQATQDAVVVGTGVNTAMTRSELPVPTATSFAILGVEADADRLLATYLRALDQLVAELAGAGDAVSSGLHAAATERCATIGLDVRVSLPGDFVLVGRATGLDVDGRLVVQAEGGDTSISAGDVVHVRPA; encoded by the coding sequence GTGGACCTTCCACTCACTGCCGCGGTCGCCTCATGTCTCGAGGTGCTGACCGAAGCAGGCTCGACGAACGACATCTTGAGCGAGCGAGCGCGCGATTCGCCGTCGACGCCGCACCTGTCCGTTGTCGTCACCGACAACCAGACGGCGGGGCGCGGCAGACTCGGCCGCTCCTGGACATCCGCGCCTGGCGCATCGCTCGCCGTCTCCGTGCTGCTGCGGAGGCTGCCCTCGGCGGCGGATTCGCGAGGCTGGATCCCGCTCGCGGCCGGAGTGGCGATGGCGGATGCGATCGCCGAACAGCTTCCCGACCACGACGTGGCGGTCAAATGGCCGAACGACATCTTGGTCGACGGTCGCAAGATCTGCGGAATCCTGGCGCAGGCGACTCAGGATGCGGTCGTCGTCGGAACCGGTGTGAACACGGCGATGACACGGTCGGAGCTTCCGGTGCCGACCGCGACGTCCTTCGCGATCCTCGGCGTCGAGGCCGACGCCGACAGGCTTCTCGCCACCTACCTGCGCGCACTCGATCAGCTGGTCGCCGAGCTCGCCGGAGCGGGCGACGCCGTCTCGAGCGGTCTCCACGCCGCCGCGACCGAGCGGTGCGCCACGATCGGTCTCGACGTCAGGGTCTCCCTTCCCGGCGACTTCGTCCTCGTCGGAAGAGCCACCGGACTCGACGTGGACGGTCGGCTCGTCGTGCAGGCGGAGGGCGGCGACACGTCGATCTCTGCCGGAGATGTGGTGCACGTCCGTCCGGCGTGA